Proteins encoded by one window of Listeria cossartiae subsp. cossartiae:
- the kdpB gene encoding potassium-transporting ATPase subunit KdpB yields the protein MMEKGIWKDSLIQSMKKLSPKLQVKNPVMLLVYVGAILATSLYFLGFFGISDEQSGYTLAIALILWFTVLFANFAEAIAEGRGRAQADSLKMARKDVLARKLKKIEDKADVVEVASNDLKKGDIVYVLANEQIPMDGEVIEGAASVDESAITGESAPVIRESGGDRSAVTGGTTLVSDWLVIRVTAVSGESFLDKMIAMVEGASRKKTPNEIALQILLVTLSIIFLAVSATLLPFTEFASKQADAGSAISITNVIALLVCLAPTTIGALLSSIGIAGMSRLNQANVLAMSGRAIEAAGDVDVLLLDKTGTITLGNRKASEFLPVDGVTEQELADAAQLSSIADETAEGRSIVVLAKERFDIRGRDFAEMHAEFVPFTATTRMSGIDYQENTIRKGAADAVRAYVTANGGTYPKECDTIVSKVAGAGGTPLVVVRNNQVLGVIYLKDIVKNGVKERFLDLRKMGIKTIMITGDNPMTAAAIAAEAGVDDFLAEATPEAKLELIREYQREGHLVAMTGDGTNDAPALAQADVAVAMNTGTQAAKEAGNMVDLDSSPTKLIDIVRIGKQLLMTRGALTTFSVANDLAKYFAIIPVLFYGIFPELEALNLMGLTSPTSAILSAIIYNAVIIIALIPLSLKGVKYREMPAGKLLSRNMLIYGLGGLIAPFIAIKLIDMLLTVLGII from the coding sequence ATGATGGAAAAAGGTATTTGGAAAGATTCACTGATTCAGTCGATGAAAAAACTGTCTCCTAAACTACAAGTGAAAAATCCGGTCATGCTACTTGTTTATGTGGGTGCGATTTTGGCAACGAGTCTTTATTTTCTTGGCTTTTTCGGGATTTCGGATGAGCAGTCTGGTTATACGCTCGCGATTGCGCTGATTTTATGGTTTACGGTGTTGTTTGCGAATTTTGCGGAGGCGATTGCGGAAGGGCGTGGTCGAGCGCAAGCGGACAGTTTGAAAATGGCGCGGAAAGACGTTTTAGCCAGGAAGTTGAAAAAGATAGAGGATAAAGCGGATGTCGTGGAGGTAGCTTCGAATGATTTGAAAAAAGGCGATATTGTGTATGTGCTTGCGAACGAGCAGATTCCGATGGATGGTGAGGTTATTGAAGGTGCGGCCTCGGTTGATGAAAGTGCGATAACTGGGGAATCGGCGCCGGTAATTCGTGAGTCTGGCGGGGATAGGAGCGCTGTGACTGGCGGGACTACACTTGTTTCTGACTGGCTTGTTATTCGGGTAACGGCGGTTTCTGGGGAAAGTTTCTTAGATAAAATGATTGCGATGGTGGAAGGTGCTTCGAGGAAAAAGACGCCAAATGAGATCGCTTTGCAAATTTTGCTTGTGACGCTTTCGATTATTTTTCTGGCGGTTTCAGCGACACTTTTACCGTTTACTGAATTTGCGAGTAAACAGGCGGATGCTGGTTCGGCGATTTCGATTACGAATGTGATTGCGTTACTGGTCTGTTTGGCGCCGACAACGATTGGTGCGCTACTTTCGTCGATTGGGATTGCTGGAATGAGTCGTTTAAATCAAGCGAATGTTTTAGCGATGAGTGGTCGTGCGATTGAGGCGGCGGGTGATGTGGACGTGCTTTTACTTGATAAAACTGGGACGATTACGCTTGGAAACCGGAAAGCGAGCGAATTTTTGCCGGTGGATGGTGTGACGGAACAGGAACTAGCGGATGCGGCACAACTTTCCTCGATTGCGGATGAAACGGCGGAAGGTCGCAGTATTGTTGTGTTAGCGAAAGAACGCTTTGACATTCGCGGCCGAGATTTTGCTGAAATGCACGCAGAATTTGTTCCTTTTACTGCAACGACACGAATGAGCGGGATTGATTATCAAGAAAATACGATTCGAAAAGGCGCGGCGGATGCAGTTCGTGCTTATGTAACGGCGAATGGCGGAACGTATCCGAAAGAGTGTGACACAATTGTTAGTAAGGTCGCTGGTGCAGGCGGAACTCCGCTTGTCGTCGTTCGAAACAACCAAGTGCTTGGCGTGATTTATTTAAAAGATATCGTGAAAAATGGCGTGAAAGAACGTTTTCTCGATTTACGTAAAATGGGCATTAAAACAATCATGATTACTGGGGATAATCCGATGACAGCTGCTGCGATTGCGGCGGAAGCGGGAGTGGATGATTTTTTAGCTGAAGCAACTCCCGAAGCAAAATTGGAATTAATCCGCGAATATCAACGGGAAGGCCATTTAGTTGCGATGACAGGTGACGGGACAAATGATGCGCCAGCGCTTGCACAAGCTGACGTGGCTGTGGCGATGAATACGGGGACGCAAGCTGCAAAAGAAGCTGGTAATATGGTTGACCTTGATTCTAGCCCGACAAAATTAATTGATATTGTGCGGATTGGCAAACAGCTTTTAATGACGCGTGGCGCGCTGACTACGTTTAGTGTTGCAAATGATTTAGCGAAATACTTTGCGATTATTCCAGTGCTGTTTTACGGGATTTTTCCTGAGCTTGAGGCACTTAATTTAATGGGATTAACAAGTCCGACGAGCGCCATTTTATCCGCGATTATTTACAATGCTGTGATTATCATCGCCCTCATTCCGTTATCGTTAAAAGGCGTGAAGTACCGCGAGATGCCAGCGGGAAAATTACTCAGCCGCAACATGTTGATTTACGGGCTGGGCGGATTGATTGCTCCATTCATTGCGATTAAATTGATCGATATGCTGTTAACTGTTCTAGGAATCATTTGA
- a CDS encoding putative ABC transporter permease translates to MDINMFILYFFIYSVLGWAWEEVFCSISEKKLVYRGFLYGPYCPIYGFGVTTVLMMILPFQNNLWALFIFSMIICTVIEYITATILEALFHTTWWDYHNWPLNVKGRICLPISIFWGFACIIVVRFLHPVVTEFADWVLSWGGWIIPALIVVIMLIDTIKSVTSMLAFQKALAEFNEKLNAQAAELKASVKERAKEFEEGLLKKQANVDIKIAEIEAKRKQDKELAASMRKLKFNERRMLKSFPKMKVKRAAPFKNFNKSLLRVDKQKRK, encoded by the coding sequence ATGGATATTAATATGTTTATCCTATATTTCTTTATTTATTCTGTTCTCGGATGGGCTTGGGAGGAAGTTTTTTGCTCGATTTCAGAGAAGAAATTAGTGTATCGTGGTTTTCTTTACGGACCATATTGCCCCATTTACGGGTTTGGGGTAACGACAGTTTTAATGATGATTTTACCGTTTCAAAACAATTTATGGGCCTTATTTATTTTTTCGATGATTATTTGTACCGTAATTGAATACATCACTGCGACGATTTTGGAAGCATTATTCCATACGACTTGGTGGGATTATCACAACTGGCCACTTAATGTCAAAGGGCGGATTTGCCTACCGATTTCGATTTTTTGGGGATTTGCGTGTATCATTGTTGTGCGTTTTTTGCATCCAGTTGTAACCGAATTTGCGGATTGGGTGTTGAGCTGGGGTGGCTGGATTATCCCCGCGCTCATCGTCGTTATCATGCTTATCGATACGATTAAATCTGTCACAAGTATGCTAGCATTCCAAAAAGCACTTGCCGAATTTAATGAAAAACTAAACGCACAAGCGGCTGAACTAAAAGCTAGCGTAAAAGAACGCGCGAAAGAATTTGAAGAAGGACTTTTGAAAAAACAAGCGAATGTCGATATCAAAATTGCTGAAATAGAAGCAAAACGCAAACAAGACAAAGAGCTCGCGGCCAGTATGCGCAAACTTAAATTTAATGAACGACGGATGTTAAAATCGTTCCCAAAAATGAAAGTAAAACGCGCGGCACCCTTTAAAAACTTCAACAAAAGTTTACTTAGAGTTGATAAGCAAAAAAGAAAATAA
- the rpiB gene encoding ribose 5-phosphate isomerase B, translating to MTVSKVAIASDHGGIELRKSIISYLESVGISYEEFGPEAPESVDYPGLAITVSEKVVNQEVDRGILVCGTGIGMSIAANKVKGIRCALVGDTFSAHATREHNDTNVLALGARVIGPGLAEDIVKIWLNTEYEAGRHANRVGQITAYEDSHA from the coding sequence ATGACAGTTAGTAAAGTTGCCATTGCTTCAGACCATGGCGGAATTGAATTACGAAAAAGTATTATTTCTTATCTTGAAAGTGTTGGAATTAGTTACGAAGAATTTGGCCCCGAAGCACCAGAATCAGTGGATTACCCGGGACTAGCGATTACCGTTAGTGAAAAAGTTGTTAACCAAGAAGTCGACCGCGGCATTTTAGTTTGTGGTACAGGTATTGGTATGAGTATCGCAGCTAATAAAGTAAAAGGCATTCGTTGCGCACTTGTTGGTGATACATTTAGCGCTCACGCAACGCGCGAACATAATGATACAAATGTCCTTGCGCTTGGAGCGAGAGTCATAGGTCCGGGACTAGCAGAAGACATTGTCAAAATTTGGCTAAACACTGAGTACGAAGCTGGTCGACATGCCAATCGTGTTGGACAAATTACGGCGTATGAAGATAGCCACGCTTAA
- a CDS encoding Y-family DNA polymerase, translating to MHRAEIFCALILNRFFASVECVKRRLNPLEAYLVVMSNAERAGGLVLAATPKMKQVHHIKTGSRMYELPTWDKRIIIAPPRMKLYLKVNAMIQAIFRRYVPAEFIHVYSIDECFLDITGSHLLFGSTEEIVRKIQRDILEELRLYVTVGIGDNPLLAKLALDNVAKNRDDGIAEWRYEDVPETIWKIRHLDDVCGIGRRTAVRLQKMGIFNMYQLSQTPPQVLKNAMGVVGEQLYYHAHGIDYSLLNEKYVPISKSYGKSQILEKDYHVPAEVEIVIREMVEEVAMRLRQNHVDTAVIHLSVGYSKYSIKKGFSHQAKIPPTSSSHALIPYFLQLFRRYDEREPVRSIAISCGKITLKTGLQLNLFEDATRTLNHEQLEITVDKIRTRYGFKSLMHASSLLNGATGLKRSEMVGGHKG from the coding sequence GTGCACCGCGCCGAGATATTTTGTGCATTGATATTAAATCGTTTTTTCGCTTCGGTTGAGTGTGTCAAGCGCCGACTGAATCCACTTGAAGCTTATTTAGTCGTCATGAGTAACGCCGAACGAGCTGGTGGCTTGGTTTTAGCCGCCACACCAAAAATGAAACAAGTGCATCATATCAAAACCGGCTCAAGAATGTACGAATTGCCCACTTGGGACAAGCGAATTATTATCGCACCACCACGAATGAAATTATATTTAAAAGTTAACGCGATGATTCAAGCCATTTTCAGACGTTATGTTCCCGCTGAGTTTATTCACGTTTATAGTATTGATGAATGTTTTTTAGACATCACCGGGTCGCATTTGCTGTTTGGTAGTACCGAGGAGATTGTTCGCAAAATCCAGCGTGATATTTTAGAGGAGTTACGACTTTATGTCACGGTCGGGATTGGTGACAACCCGCTTCTTGCCAAACTCGCGCTCGATAATGTTGCTAAAAACCGCGATGACGGGATAGCTGAATGGCGCTACGAGGATGTCCCCGAGACCATTTGGAAGATTAGGCATTTGGACGATGTGTGTGGAATTGGTCGCCGGACTGCTGTTCGCCTGCAAAAAATGGGGATTTTTAATATGTACCAACTCAGTCAAACACCACCCCAAGTCTTAAAAAATGCAATGGGCGTAGTCGGCGAGCAACTTTATTACCATGCTCACGGAATTGATTACAGCCTTTTAAACGAAAAATATGTTCCGATTAGTAAAAGCTACGGCAAAAGTCAAATTCTCGAAAAAGACTATCACGTCCCGGCTGAGGTGGAAATTGTGATTCGTGAAATGGTCGAGGAAGTAGCTATGCGTTTGCGGCAAAATCATGTGGATACCGCGGTCATTCATTTGAGTGTTGGCTACAGCAAATACAGCATAAAAAAAGGATTCAGCCATCAAGCTAAAATCCCTCCTACGAGTAGTAGTCACGCGCTTATTCCTTATTTCTTACAATTATTCAGACGTTACGATGAACGAGAACCCGTACGCTCCATTGCGATTTCGTGTGGTAAAATCACTTTAAAAACCGGGCTGCAACTCAATTTGTTTGAAGATGCTACCCGCACGTTGAATCATGAGCAATTAGAAATAACTGTCGATAAAATCCGCACGCGATATGGTTTTAAATCACTTATGCACGCAAGCAGTTTGCTAAACGGAGCGACTGGGCTAAAACGGTCTGAAATGGTTGGTGGACATAAAGGATAG
- a CDS encoding response regulator transcription factor, whose amino-acid sequence MNSKRLVLIVEDEDGISNFISAVLTASDYAVIKATNGKEALEQTASHSPDVVLLDLGLPDMEGLDVLRAIRIWSKVPIIVVSARDHEREKVTALDLGADDYITKPFGTSELLARIRTALRHIQPSNKATPNDHVIQIQNLYIDDDRRLVKMGAAEIHFTPIEYKILLLLARHAGKVLTHDFIIREIWGPYSSENQALRVNMSNIRRKIEKNPAEPAYILTEVGVGYRMAEE is encoded by the coding sequence ATGAACAGCAAGCGACTTGTGCTAATTGTGGAGGATGAAGATGGCATTAGTAATTTTATTTCGGCGGTGTTGACGGCTAGCGATTATGCGGTAATTAAAGCAACGAATGGCAAAGAAGCGTTGGAGCAGACGGCTAGCCATTCACCAGATGTGGTGTTGCTTGACCTCGGTTTGCCTGATATGGAGGGGCTAGATGTGCTTCGTGCCATTCGCATTTGGTCCAAAGTGCCGATTATTGTCGTATCCGCGCGCGATCATGAACGAGAAAAAGTAACTGCACTTGACCTCGGCGCAGATGATTATATTACGAAGCCATTTGGAACATCAGAACTACTGGCGCGCATTCGAACTGCACTGCGGCATATTCAACCAAGCAATAAAGCAACGCCAAATGACCACGTAATTCAAATTCAAAACCTTTATATCGATGACGACCGCCGACTTGTCAAAATGGGCGCTGCGGAAATTCATTTTACACCAATCGAATATAAAATTTTACTCTTGTTAGCGCGCCATGCTGGGAAAGTTCTCACGCACGATTTTATTATTCGCGAAATTTGGGGACCTTATTCAAGCGAAAATCAAGCACTACGGGTAAATATGAGTAATATCAGGCGTAAAATCGAAAAAAATCCTGCAGAACCTGCCTATATTTTGACAGAAGTAGGGGTTGGTTACCGGATGGCAGAAGAATAA
- a CDS encoding sensor histidine kinase produces the protein METNRPSPDALLVNLQEETDSSVGKLKIYFGFAAGVGKTYAMLSDAKDQLAAGVDVVAGYIEPHAREETLRMLVGIPVISPKAINHKNIALKEFDLDEALKRKPELILVDELAHTNAAGVRNKKRFQDVEELLQAGIDVYTTVNVQHIESLNDIVEGITKVAVRETIPDYVFDEADRVKLIDIEPDELLKRLEQGKIYQPERARTAMQNFFTRENLKLLREIAMRKAADRISHEYDQTGIYPEKRASSKWLVCIGTSPSSAKLIRWTARTAEAFRAPWTALYIENEENDYMTKAEKKCLRETMELAERLGAEIVTLAGHDIAETVAEYARLTGVTNIVVGKSRRRMGLRSLFEDDFEDQLITHLDNVDMHIIPSSQPETKKRRIKVRFKSFLTWHDMAKMVLLLTLATAICVGLSEFGIGDQNVIMVYILSVLIISRVTSGYVYGVLGSIIGVMLFNFFFTSPLYTFNTIQAGYPVTFGIMLLVALITSALTVRIKTQASLAVERERRTEVLYEINKQLLVTRNLKGIIDLTNEYILHLFSRSVIFYSTDPAKSNEGIFVQAEGKEDANALLGADEEAVAHWVFKNKKRAGAGTDTLMGAFGYYMPVMSQGKVLGVIGVSCSEEEGPLTQDNRIFLRMISSQVALALERQYLSEEQRQIVIESAKEKMRSNLLRAISHDLRTPLTGIIGASSALLEKETELDKETERNLIKGIKDDSGWLIRMVENLLSVTRISEGLVSLERAPEAVEEIVGEAVGRIKKRFADRTIHVKVPRDLLMVPMDGTLIEQVLINLMENALRHGGPAAEVWVNVTKTKQSAIFSVRDNGKGIPENRLPDLFDTFAVEARERSDMSRGLGLGLSICMSIIRAHDGTLEAKNNEHGGATFWFTLPLDGGDGK, from the coding sequence ATGGAAACGAATCGTCCAAGTCCGGATGCGCTACTAGTGAATTTGCAAGAAGAAACAGATTCATCGGTAGGTAAATTAAAAATATATTTTGGCTTTGCGGCAGGTGTTGGGAAAACGTACGCGATGTTAAGTGATGCCAAAGATCAACTAGCAGCGGGCGTCGATGTTGTTGCTGGTTATATTGAACCTCATGCGCGGGAAGAAACGCTGAGAATGCTAGTAGGAATCCCGGTTATTTCGCCTAAAGCAATCAACCATAAAAACATTGCGCTCAAAGAATTCGATTTGGACGAAGCGTTGAAACGGAAACCGGAACTGATTTTGGTAGACGAACTTGCGCATACGAATGCTGCTGGCGTGCGCAATAAGAAACGTTTTCAAGATGTGGAAGAGTTGCTTCAAGCGGGAATCGATGTGTATACAACGGTAAATGTGCAACATATCGAAAGTCTGAATGATATCGTGGAAGGCATCACCAAAGTCGCTGTCCGCGAAACCATTCCGGACTACGTTTTTGACGAAGCGGACCGCGTAAAGCTAATCGATATCGAACCAGACGAACTTTTAAAACGGCTTGAACAAGGTAAAATTTATCAACCAGAACGCGCACGAACGGCCATGCAGAACTTTTTTACTAGAGAAAATTTGAAACTATTACGCGAAATTGCGATGCGTAAAGCGGCGGACCGAATTAGTCATGAATACGACCAGACAGGCATTTATCCGGAAAAGCGCGCGAGTAGTAAGTGGCTCGTCTGCATCGGGACGTCCCCTTCATCTGCGAAACTGATTCGCTGGACAGCGCGCACTGCCGAGGCTTTCCGCGCACCATGGACTGCTCTTTATATTGAAAATGAAGAAAATGATTATATGACCAAAGCGGAGAAAAAATGTCTGCGCGAAACGATGGAACTAGCGGAACGGCTTGGCGCGGAGATTGTCACACTCGCTGGACACGATATCGCAGAAACAGTAGCCGAATATGCCCGTTTGACTGGGGTGACGAATATTGTTGTTGGTAAATCGCGCCGTCGTATGGGGCTACGGTCTTTATTTGAGGATGATTTTGAAGACCAGCTAATTACACATCTCGATAACGTCGATATGCACATTATTCCTTCTAGCCAGCCAGAGACGAAAAAACGTCGAATAAAAGTGCGTTTTAAAAGCTTCCTAACATGGCACGATATGGCGAAAATGGTCTTGCTACTTACGCTGGCAACAGCAATATGCGTTGGTTTAAGTGAATTCGGCATTGGCGACCAGAACGTTATTATGGTATATATTTTGTCCGTTTTAATAATTTCTCGAGTAACAAGTGGCTATGTTTACGGTGTCCTCGGTTCTATCATTGGCGTCATGTTGTTTAATTTCTTTTTCACGTCACCGCTCTATACATTTAATACGATTCAAGCGGGTTATCCGGTGACTTTTGGGATTATGCTCTTAGTGGCTTTAATTACGAGTGCGCTAACTGTTCGGATTAAAACACAAGCGAGCCTTGCCGTTGAGCGGGAGCGCCGAACCGAAGTGCTTTATGAAATCAATAAACAGCTGTTAGTAACCCGGAATTTAAAAGGAATTATCGATTTAACCAATGAATATATTTTGCATTTATTTAGCCGTTCCGTGATTTTTTATTCAACTGACCCAGCCAAAAGTAACGAAGGAATTTTCGTGCAAGCGGAAGGTAAAGAGGATGCGAACGCGCTTCTTGGTGCTGATGAGGAAGCTGTCGCGCACTGGGTTTTTAAAAATAAAAAACGGGCGGGCGCTGGAACGGATACGCTGATGGGCGCATTTGGTTATTACATGCCAGTGATGTCGCAAGGAAAAGTGCTTGGCGTCATTGGGGTTTCCTGTTCGGAGGAAGAAGGCCCACTCACACAAGATAACCGGATATTTTTACGGATGATTAGCTCGCAAGTTGCGCTGGCTTTAGAGCGGCAATATTTATCAGAAGAACAGCGTCAAATCGTCATCGAATCCGCGAAAGAAAAAATGAGAAGTAATTTACTACGGGCAATTTCGCATGATTTAAGAACGCCACTTACTGGTATCATTGGCGCAAGTTCGGCTTTGCTAGAAAAAGAAACGGAGCTAGATAAAGAAACCGAGCGAAACTTAATTAAAGGCATTAAAGATGATTCTGGCTGGCTCATTCGGATGGTCGAAAATCTACTTTCTGTCACGCGAATTAGCGAAGGTTTAGTCAGTTTGGAACGAGCGCCGGAAGCTGTGGAAGAGATTGTTGGTGAAGCAGTTGGACGTATTAAAAAACGTTTTGCAGACCGAACTATCCACGTCAAAGTACCGCGCGATTTGCTGATGGTTCCAATGGACGGCACGCTCATTGAGCAAGTGCTTATTAATTTGATGGAAAATGCGCTGCGCCACGGCGGACCTGCTGCGGAAGTGTGGGTAAACGTGACGAAAACGAAGCAAAGTGCTATTTTCAGTGTGCGTGATAATGGCAAAGGAATTCCGGAAAATCGTTTGCCTGATTTATTTGATACGTTTGCGGTAGAAGCGAGAGAACGTTCGGATATGTCTCGTGGTTTGGGGCTTGGTTTATCGATTTGTATGTCGATTATTCGGGCGCATGACGGGACTTTAGAAGCGAAAAACAACGAACATGGCGGGGCGACATTCTGGTTCACTTTGCCATTAGATGGAGGAGATGGAAAATGA
- a CDS encoding universal stress protein, translating into MSAYKRILVGVDGSNEAEAALRRAVQFAKMDGATLGIGFVADVRRIAPLIDYEQTYAKKAKAYGEELVEMYKKEAEKAGVAHVETFVHFGTPKTTFNKKITRNFEPDLILVGATGLSATEQFILGSVSEYTAAHAPCDVIIVHAKPWRNRKTVEKL; encoded by the coding sequence ATGTCTGCTTACAAACGGATTCTTGTTGGTGTTGATGGATCAAATGAAGCCGAAGCCGCGCTAAGACGTGCTGTTCAATTTGCCAAAATGGATGGCGCCACACTCGGTATTGGCTTTGTTGCTGATGTTCGTCGGATTGCACCGTTAATCGATTATGAACAAACCTATGCAAAAAAAGCCAAAGCTTACGGGGAAGAATTAGTTGAAATGTACAAAAAAGAAGCCGAAAAAGCTGGCGTAGCGCACGTTGAAACTTTTGTTCACTTTGGTACGCCAAAAACTACCTTCAATAAAAAAATAACGCGGAATTTCGAGCCTGATTTAATTTTAGTCGGTGCAACCGGACTTTCGGCAACGGAGCAATTTATTCTTGGTAGTGTTTCTGAATATACGGCCGCCCATGCACCTTGCGACGTTATTATTGTTCACGCAAAACCTTGGCGCAACAGAAAGACTGTCGAAAAACTCTAA
- a CDS encoding alpha/beta fold hydrolase: MHKTIRSVDVYYEKYGEGIPIIMLHGFAPDSQLMIGCMEPVFDKESPFSRIYLDLPGMGKTENYDSIQNADHVLTLLLEFIEAVIPGEQFVLAGESYGGYLARGIAARMPDRVLGVLLICPVIYPEKERRTLPEQKVMYQDETFVSTLSKEDRAYFSKSGVILTARNWNRFLSEVMAGMINADGEFLDRLSANYALSFNPDEKAQFDVPALFLFGRQDDHVGYADGLTLLEKYPHASFAILDFAGHNLQIEQPKIFTTMVQDFLFRVKPE, translated from the coding sequence ATGCATAAAACAATCCGTAGCGTAGACGTTTATTATGAAAAATATGGTGAAGGAATACCCATTATAATGCTTCACGGCTTCGCGCCAGATTCGCAGTTGATGATTGGCTGCATGGAGCCAGTATTCGATAAGGAAAGCCCGTTTTCGCGCATTTACTTGGATTTACCGGGAATGGGAAAAACGGAGAATTACGACTCCATTCAAAATGCCGACCATGTACTCACACTTTTACTAGAATTTATTGAAGCTGTCATTCCAGGCGAGCAATTTGTACTCGCCGGGGAATCGTATGGTGGTTATTTAGCTCGCGGAATCGCAGCGAGAATGCCTGATAGAGTGCTTGGTGTCTTACTTATTTGCCCGGTAATCTATCCAGAAAAAGAACGAAGAACTTTGCCTGAACAAAAAGTCATGTATCAAGATGAGACATTTGTAAGCACGCTGTCTAAAGAAGACCGCGCCTACTTTTCGAAAAGTGGTGTCATTTTAACCGCGCGAAATTGGAATCGTTTCTTATCGGAAGTAATGGCTGGGATGATTAATGCGGACGGGGAATTTTTGGACCGATTATCTGCGAATTATGCGCTTAGTTTTAATCCGGATGAAAAAGCGCAATTCGATGTGCCCGCATTATTCTTATTTGGTCGGCAAGATGATCATGTAGGGTATGCGGACGGGCTTACGTTGCTTGAAAAATATCCACATGCCTCTTTTGCTATTCTTGATTTTGCAGGTCATAATTTGCAAATCGAACAACCGAAAATATTTACGACAATGGTGCAGGATTTCTTATTCCGCGTGAAACCAGAATAA
- the kdpC gene encoding K(+)-transporting ATPase subunit C produces the protein MKRFMKIWKPAVVGFLLLTLVCGVVYPGVVTIIAGAAFHDKANGSIIEEKLADGSTGKYGSAEIGQTFTKPEYLIGRAASDGAATNLNPTSEEQKQLVEKRIAWWHKLDPANNRVIPADLVTASASGVDPDISEAAAAYQVDRISRERGISTKVVKEIIAEHTSSRLLGFWGEPTVNVLQVNLALDSLKM, from the coding sequence ATGAAAAGATTTATGAAAATTTGGAAGCCGGCCGTTGTTGGATTTCTACTTTTGACATTGGTGTGTGGCGTGGTTTATCCGGGTGTTGTCACGATTATTGCAGGTGCAGCTTTTCACGACAAAGCAAATGGCAGTATAATAGAAGAAAAGTTAGCAGATGGCTCGACCGGAAAATACGGTTCTGCTGAAATTGGCCAAACGTTTACGAAGCCAGAGTACTTGATTGGACGGGCAGCAAGTGACGGTGCGGCGACCAACTTGAATCCGACGAGCGAAGAACAAAAACAATTAGTAGAAAAACGGATTGCATGGTGGCACAAACTAGACCCAGCCAACAACCGAGTTATCCCGGCGGATCTCGTAACCGCGTCAGCAAGTGGCGTGGATCCAGATATCTCGGAGGCAGCGGCAGCGTACCAAGTAGACCGGATTTCCAGAGAACGCGGGATTTCCACCAAAGTAGTTAAGGAAATCATTGCGGAACACACAAGTTCGCGATTGTTAGGTTTTTGGGGTGAGCCGACTGTGAACGTTTTACAAGTCAATTTGGCATTAGATAGTTTGAAAATGTAG